A part of Anabas testudineus chromosome 7, fAnaTes1.2, whole genome shotgun sequence genomic DNA contains:
- the tnnc1a gene encoding troponin C type 1a (slow), whose protein sequence is MNDIYKAAVEQLTDEQKNEFKAAFDIFVQDAEDGCISTKELGKVMRMLGQNPTPEELQEMIDEVDEDGSGTVDFDEFLVMMVRCMKDDSKGKSEEELAELFRMFDKNADGYIDLDELKMMLESTGEAITEDDIEELMKDGDKNNDGKIDYDEFLEFMKGVE, encoded by the exons ATGAACGACATCTACAAGGCAGCG GTTGAGCAGTTGACAGATGAACAGAAAAATG AGTTCAAGGCCGCTTTTGACATCTTCGTACAAGATGCAGAGGACGGCTGCATCAGCACCAAAGAGCTGGGGAAGGTGATGAGGATGCTGGGCCAGAACCCCACaccagaggagctgcaggagatgATCGATGAGGTAGATGAAGACG ggaGTGGCACGGTGGATTTTGATGAGTTCCTGGTCATGATGGTGAGGTGCATGAAGGACGACAGCAAAGGAAAGTCAGAAGAAGAACTCGCAGAGCTGTTTCGGATGTTTGACAA GAATGCAGATGGTTACATTGACCTGGATGAGCTGAAAATGATGCTGGAATCGACGGGGGAGGCAATTACTGAGGATGACATAGAAGAGCTGATGAAAGACGGGGATAAAAACAATGATGGCAAAATTGACTATGATG AGTTCTTGGAGTTCATGAAGGGAGTGGAGTAA